The segment TGTGGGGCACCGTCGGGTATTCCCTTTGTTTTGGCGGTATTGCTGCGCCCGATGCCTGGATCGGCAATGCGGATCACTTTTTTATGAATGGATTGCAGGCCACTTGGACCGAGGGCAAGGGATCAGACATTCCGCTTTTCCCCACACTTAACATCCCCTGGTTCACGCACATGCTGTTTCAAGGAATGTTCTTTATCATCACGCCGGCACTGATCTGTGGTGCCTTTGCCGAACGCATGAAGTTCAGCACGATGGTGGTCTTCATGATCCTGTGGGGATTGCTGGTCTACTGTCCGTTATGCCATTGGGTATGGGGGGGTGGCATCTTTGCCTATGGCTCGGAACATGCGAAGACCTATTGCGCCGGCGGTGCACTCGATTTTGCTGGTGGCACGGTCGTGCATATCAGCTCGGGCGTCTCGGCTCTGGTGTGTGCCTTGGTTCTCGGTAAGCGCACAGGATACGGTACCGAACCGATGCCGCCGCATAATTTGACCTACACCGCCTTGGGTGCCGGCTTATTGTGGGTCGGCTGGTTCGGTTTCAATGCTGGGAGTGCCCTCGCGGCCGACGGCATCGCCGCCAGCGCCTTCACCGCGACGCATTTTTCGGCGGGAGCCGGCTGCCTGGCCTGGTCCCTGATGGATTGGATTCGTGGTGGCAAGCCGACGCTGCTGGGTGCCTCGTCAGGCGCCGTCGCAGGGCTCGTGTGCATCACGCCCGCGGCCGGATTCGTTCAGCCCATGCCTGCGATCGCGATGGGGCTGATGGCCGGTTGCATGTGCAGCCTGACTTGCTCTGTGATGAAGCACAAGTTGGGCTACGACGATTCACTCGATGCTTTCGGCGTACACGGCCTCGGAGGCACACTCGGCGCGTTACTGACAGGCATCTTCGCCACGCGCGCCGTTTGGGACATTGGCAAGGGCGCAACCCTTGGTTCTCTTGAAGGAGGTCCGGTGCTCAAA is part of the Pirellulales bacterium genome and harbors:
- a CDS encoding ammonium transporter, which codes for MKKLLWLFCPAVLFLTILIPLQHEASAQEAAEAAIEAAAGPAGTSAEAPAPPHVLDRGDNAWMLMSSALVLAMTTPGLAMFYGGLVRKKNVVSVLMQCMFLMGLMTVLWGTVGYSLCFGGIAAPDAWIGNADHFFMNGLQATWTEGKGSDIPLFPTLNIPWFTHMLFQGMFFIITPALICGAFAERMKFSTMVVFMILWGLLVYCPLCHWVWGGGIFAYGSEHAKTYCAGGALDFAGGTVVHISSGVSALVCALVLGKRTGYGTEPMPPHNLTYTALGAGLLWVGWFGFNAGSALAADGIAASAFTATHFSAGAGCLAWSLMDWIRGGKPTLLGASSGAVAGLVCITPAAGFVQPMPAIAMGLMAGCMCSLTCSVMKHKLGYDDSLDAFGVHGLGGTLGALLTGIFATRAVWDIGKGATLGSLEGGPVLKAQIIATVATWVFAGAVSYVLLKVLDLTMGLRVSRDEELQGLDITQHNEEGYIFV